GCCTCCCAGGGCGAGGTGAAGACGTGCTCGTCGGCCGGCACGCCGGCCAGACGCAGGATGTCCTCGGTCGCCTCGTCCTTGATGACGTCGATGACGTCGTCCACGGTGATGATGCCGACCAGCTTGTTCTCGTCGTCGACGACCGGTATCGCGAGCAGATTGTAGTTGGCGACCTCCTGCGCGACCTCCTCCTGATCGGTGTCGACGCGAGCCTTGATGAGCTCCGAGGTCATGATCCGCTTGAGCGGCGTCTCCGGCGACACCAGGAGCAGGCGGCGCAGCGACACCACCCCGACCAGGTGGCGCCGCTCGTCGACGACGTAGAGGTAGAAGACCATCTCCACCTCGCGCGAGCGCTGCAGCGCCTCGATGGCCTCGCCCGCCGTCAGGTCCTCCGCGAGGGCGAAGACCTCCGGGTTCATGATGCGGCCCGCGGTCTGGTCGCCGTACGCCAGCAGGTGCTGTACGTCGCCGGAGTCCTTGCGGCGCATCCGCGCGAGCACCTCGGCCGACACATCGTCCGGGAGCCGGTCGATCAGCGCCGCCGCGTCGTCGGTCTGCAACTCCAGGAACAGCTTCGCCAGCTCGTCGGGAGGCCGCTTCGCCAGGAGCGCGTCGCCGATCTCGGCGTCGAGCTCGCTGAGCGCCTCCATCGCAAGACGACTGTTCTGCGCAACGAGGGTGTTGAACGTCGAAAGCCGCCCGGCGTCCGAGAGCCCGCTCAGGACCTCGGCGAGGTCGGCCGGATGCTGCTTCTGGAGGAGGTTGACGAGGTTAGCGGTCGCACCAATCCGCTGCAGTCGCTTGACTGAATCGAGCACGACGTCGATTCGGCGGAGAGGCGGCATGGTTCCGAACCGCGAGGTCGCTCGGCCTCGCGCGATGCAGTCCGGTGCTGGGTCGTTGTCCCACTGGTCCAGACACTGAGCACATCATTGTACCACGTGCGATCCGGCCGCCGGCGCGACGGTCATCGTTCGAGGCCCAGCTCCCGCAGCATGCGCTCGTTCTCCCGCCAGCCGGGGCGCACCCGCACGTGCAGATCCAGATATACGCGCGCCCCGAACGCCCGCTCGAGCTCTTCGCGCGCCCCGACGCCGATGCGCTTGATGCGCGCCCCGCCGCGGCCGAGCACGATCGGCTTGTGGGTGTCTCGGTCGACCACGATCGAGCAGTACAGACGCAGGACACCCCGCGGATCCGGCTCCTCGAACCGATCGACGACGACGGCGCTCGAGAACGGCAGCTCGGCCCGCGTCTCGTGCAGCAGCTTCTCGCGCACGGTCTCCGCCACCAGCACGCGCTCCGGCTGATCGGTCACGAAGTCGTCCGGGAACAGTGGCTCCCCCGGCGGCAGGCGCTCCCAGATCTCCCCTTCCAGCGCGGACACGCCGTCGCCGGTCAACGCCGAGATCGGCACGAGACCCGCGAAGTCCCGCTGCTGCCGGTACCAGTCCATCAGGGGCAGCAGCCGGCGCTTCGCCAGCAGGTCGATCTTGTTCAGGGCCAGAATGACCGGCGCGGTCGCCCGGTCGAGCAGATCCAGCACGAAGCGATCGCCCCTGCCCGTCCGCAGGGTCGCGTCCAGCACGACGACCAGCACGTCCACCTGCGTGATGGTCTCGACCGCGTGGTCCACCATCCGGACATTCATCCGGTGCATCGGACGGTGGATGCCCGGCGTGTCGACGAAGACGATCTGGCCGGGGCGCGCCGCCGTACCCTGCTTCACGCCGAGGATTCGGGTGCGGGTCGTCTGGGGCTTGTCGGAGACGATCGCCACCTTCGTCCCGACGATCCGGTTGAGCAGGGTGGACTTGCCGGCGTTGGGCCGGCCGATGAGCGAGGCGTAGCCCGCCTTCACGCCGGGCTCTCCAGCGCTGCCGCGGAGGTGCGCCGGAGCCGGACGCGATGCAGCCGGCGGCGCTCCGCCTCGAGCACGTCGACGCTCAGCCCGTCCACCTCGAACGATTCGCCCTCCTGGGGCACGCGGCCGAGCCGGGCCAGCAGATAGCCGGCCACCGTCTCGAACCCCTGCGGTTCGATGATCACGTCGAGACGCTTGCTCAGATCGTCGACGCTGACCCGGCCGGTGAAGACGAAGCTGCCCGAGCCCTCGTCCACGATCGGATCCGCCTCGACGTCGTACTCGTCGCGGATCTCCCCGACGATCTCCTCGATCACGTCCTCGATGGTGACCAGCCCGGCCGTCCCCCCGTACTCGTCGTGCACGATGGCGCTCTGCACCCGCGCCTGCTGCAGCTCCTTGAGCAGATCGGCGACCCGCTTGGTCTCCGGCACGGTGTGCGCCGGCCGCAGCAGCCGGGCCACGACCCGCTCGTCGCCCGGCGTGTCGGACAGGGTGACGAGGTCCTTGACGAAGACGAACCCGAGGACCGTGTCCAGGCTGTGCTCGAAAACCGGCAGCCGGGAGTACTGCTCCTCGGTGAACAGCGCGCGCAGCTCGTCGAGCGTCGCATCGGCCTTGACGGCCACGATGTCCGGCCGCGGCGTCATCACCTCGCGCACGAGGGTCTCGCCGAACTCGACGACCGATTGCAGCAACCGCCGTTCCTCCTGCTCCTCCAGCTCGGCCCGGCCGTCCGCGCTCGTGCGATCGTCCCGCCCCTTTGTGGGGCCGCCGCCGGCCATCGCCGCCGCGCCGACCCGGCGGCTCGCCCGCCTCAGCAGCCGTATCAGCGGACGAGTCAACGGCTGCAGCACGGCCACCGGTACCCGGAGGGACGGCAACAGCGCCTCGAGCACGCGTTCCGGATCGCGGCGGACGATGACCACCGGCAGCACGTAGCCGCACACGAGCACGAACGCAACGAGTCCCGCCGCCATGAGCGCCACCGCGGTCGAGTCCCGCGCGTCGAGCGCGGCCATCGACAGCACGGTCACCGCGACGACGAGCACGCCCTGCAGCACACGCACGGGCACGAACAGCCGCAGCGGATCGTCCAGGTACCCGAGCCGTTCGAGCCGGCCTCGCCGCTCCGCTCCCAGGCGCAGCGACAGGCGCATCAGCGTGGTGAAGGCGGCCTCGACCGTCCCGACGTAGACCGTCGCGCAGGCGAGCAGGAACAGCGCCAGCGGGATCACGCGAGCCCTCCCGCACGGCGCAGGCGCCGCTCCAGGCGTTCCATCTGTCCCGTGTCGCGCTCGTGGTCGTAACCGAGCAGATGGAGAAGGCCGTGCAGGGCCAGACAGCGCAGCTCGGCGCCGAACCGGTGTCCCGCGGCGCGCGCCTGCCGGCGGGCCACGCCGGTCGCGATGACGATGTCGCCCAGATGCCGCGCCCCGCCGCCGACGGGCTCCGAAGACTCCACCTCGGCCGCGGCCGAACCGTCCGGCCCCTCCCCGGCGTCCGCCGCGCGTTCGGCCGCCTCGATGCCGGCGTCCGGCGCCGTCTCGTCGGTGACGGGAAAGGAGAGCACGTCGGTTACCCGGTCCACCCCGCGGTACCGCCGGTTGAGATCCCGCATCTTGCGATCGCAGACCAGCGCGATCACCACCTCCCCGTCGGCCGCCGCCGGCGCCACGTCGGTCAGCCACCTGCGCAGGCGGTCCGCACGCCGCACGCGACCGCGCCCATCGGTCACCACCACGCGCAGATGACGGCGCGGGGACCGGTCAGGGTCGGGTTCGGAATCCGGATCGTCGATGCTCATGGAGATTCGGGGGAATCGCCGGCCGGGGCCGGAACGTACCGCTCGTAGGCCTTCACGATACGCTGCACGAGCGGATGCCTCACGACGTCGCGATCGGTGAAGTGCACGATCGACACCCCCTCGACGCCGTGCAGCACTCTCAACGCCTGCACCACGCCCGACGTCTGTCCGGCAGGGAGGTCGATCTGGGTGATGTCGCCCGTGACGACCGCCTTCGAGCCGAAGCCGAGGCGGGTCAGGAACATCTTCATCTGCTCGGTCGTGGTGTTCTGCGCCTCGTCCAGGATCACGAACGCGTCGTTCAGGGTCCGCCCGCGCATGAAGGCGATGGGCGCGATCTCGATGACGCCGCGATCGATCAGGCGCCCCACCTTGTCGCTGTGAAGCATGTCGTACAGGGCATCGTACAGCGGGCGCAGATAGGGGTTCACCTTCTCCTGCACGTCCCCGGGCAGGAAGCCGAGCTTCTCGCCCGCCTCCACGGCGGGCCGGGCCAGGATGATGCGGCTGACTCGCTTGGACGTCAAGTAGGCCACCGCCTGCGCCATCGCCAGGTAGGTCTTCCCCGTGCCCGCCGGCCCGATGCCGAAGACCACGTCGTGGCGCTCGATGGCGTCGAGATAGCGGCGCTGGCCGAGCGTCTTCGGCGTCACCTGCCGGGTGCTCGAAGCCCGCAGAGGCGCCTTGAGGAAGAAATCGCGCAGGTCGATCTGCGCGTCCTCGCTCACCATCTCGGAGGCCCGCCGCACGTCCTCGCGCGAGAAGCGGTAGCCCTCGCGCAGCAGTCCCGTCAACTGGCCGATGACACGCTCGGTCTTCGCCATTCCGGCGGCATCGCCGGTGACCAGCAACTCGTTGCCGCCCGTCCGGATCTGCACGTCGAACTGCTGCTCGATCTGCTTGAGGTTCTCGTCGCGCGAGCCGAACAGGGTCTCGATCCCTTCGTCGGGAACGGTGATCTTCACGAGAGAGGGTGTAACGATCGGAGTTCCCCTAGTCCGCGGCGGAACTCCGCGTGACACCGTAACGGGTGAGAAGGCTGTGCGGCAAGGCTGTTCAATCGATACCACGGCCCGCGACCGGAGGTCAAGGCGCCTTGCGGACGGGTTGGAGTCTCGCTGCCGCGAAACTCGGACGCCCTTGCCGCAGACGCCTAACCGTCGAGGTGCAGCTCGCGCAACTGGCGGCGATCGACGGTCGAGGGCGACCCCGCCATCAGATCCACCGCGGCGGCCGTCTTCGGAAACGCCATCACGTCGCGGATCGACGGCTCGCCGGCCACCAGGGCCACGATGCGATCGAGCCCGAGCGCGATGCCGCCGTGGGGCGGGGTGCCGTACTGCAGCGCGTCGAGGAAGAAGCCGAAGCGGGCCTTCGCCTCCTCGTCGTCGATCTTCAGCAACCGGAAGATGCGGGCCTGAAGCTCGGCCTGGTGGATTCGGATGCTGCCGCCGCCGATCTCGTTGCCGTTCAGCACGAGGTCGTAGGCGCGGGCGCGTACGGCGGCCGGCTCGTCCTCCAGACGGCCCAGATCCTCGGGCCGCGGCGAAGTGAAGGGATGGTGCATCGACACCAACCGCTGCTCGGTCTCGCTCCACTCCATGAGGGGAAAGTCGACCACCCAGCTCAGCGACGTGCGATCCTCGTCGATCAGCCCCTCCCGCTGCCCCAGCCGCAGGCGGAACTGGCCGAGCAGGACCGGCGCCTCGTAACCCTTGCCGCCCGCGATCAGCGTCAGGTCGTCCCGCCCCGCCCCGACCGTCTCGACGACCTGGGCCAGCGCCTCCTCGCCCGCCGCCTTCAGGATGGAGCTCTGGATGGCCCCTTCCGGCGACTGCCGCACCCAGACCATCCCCTTCGCGCCCAGCGCCAGCGCCTCGTCGACGAGGTTGTCGATCTGCGCGCGCGACTGCCGGCCGGCGCCCGGCACCACCAGCGCCCGGACCGATCCGCCCCGCGTCACGAGCTCGCGGAAGACCTTGAAGCGACCCTCGCGGAACACCTCCGAGACGTCCTGGATCGGCATCTCGAAGCGCAGGTCCGGCTTGTCGCTGCCGTAGCGCGTCATCGCCTCGTCGTAGGTCATGCGCGGGAACGGGACCGGCACGTCCTTGTCCACCACGCGGAAAACCGCCTGCATCAGGTGCTCCACCGCCGCGAAGACGGCGTCCTGGTCGACGAACGACATCTCGACATCGATCTGCGTGAACTCCGGCTGGCGGTCGGCGCGCAGATCCTCGTCGCGGAAGCACTTGACGATCTGGAAGTAGCGGTCCATGCCGGAGACCATCAGGATCTGCTTGAAGATCTGCGGCGACTGCGGCAGCGCGTAGAACTCCCCGGCGTGCAGCCGGCTCGGCACCAGGTAGTCGCGGGCCCCTTCCGGCGTCGACTTGGTGAGCAGCGGCGTCTCGATCTCCCAGAACCCGTCGGCGTCGAGGCTGTTGCGGACCGCCATCGTGATGCGGTGGCGCAGCCCGATGTTCTCGCGCATTCGCGCGCGGCGCAGGTCCAGGTAGCGGTAGCGCAGGCGGACCTCCTCGGAAACGGGGGTCTCCTCGTCGACCTGGAACGGCGGCGTCCGCGCTTCGCTGAGCACGACGAGGCTGCGCGCCTCCACCTCGACCTCGCCGGTGGCGATCTTCGGGTTGAGCGTCTCCTCGGAGCGGCGCTCCACCGGCCCGGCTACCGCGATGACGTACTCGGGCCGCACCTGCTTGATCCGCGCCAGCACCTCGCTGCCGTCGCGGGCCACCACCTGGGTAAGCCCGTGCCGGTCGCGCACGTCGAGGAAAGTCAGCCCGCCGAGGTCGCGGATCTTGTGGACCCAGCCCATCAGCACCACATCGGCGCCGACGTCGCTCGGGCGGAGCTCGCCACAGGTGTGGGTGCGGGTGCGCGGAACGGAATGTGTCTCTTCAGTCACGGTCTTCTCTTGCCCGCTGCGCCGTCCCGCTGCCGACGACGGGATGCGTCTGCCTCGTTCTTCGTCTCACATTGCGGCGCCGACGGCGAACCGGCAGCCGCCGATCTCGCTCTCCATCGGATGTTATCGGCCGGCCGCAGCCGCGCATCACTCGGACATGCGCTGCACGACCTCGGCGCGCGCCACGGCCGCCTGCTCGCCGGATTGCATGTCCTTGACGGTGACCTCGCCGCGCGCGATCTCGTCGTCGCCCAGGATGAGCACCCGGCGCGCCCCGGACCGGTCCGCCCGCTTCATCTGCGCGCGCAACGAGCGGGCGTCGTAGTCGACCAGCGTGGCCACGCCGGCGTGGCGCAGGTCGCGGGCCAGCACGTGGGCGGCCGGCCGCGCCGCCTCGCCCAACGCCACCACGAAGGCGTCGGGCGCGGACGCGCCGGGCCCTTCCGGCATGGCCAGCACCAGCCGCTCCATGCCGGCGGCGAACCCTATGCCGGCCCGGTCGGGCCCGCCGAGCTGGCGCACCAACCCGTCGTAGCGCCCGCCGCCGAGCAGCGCGTTCTGCGCGCCGAGGCCGGAGCCCAGCACCTCGAACGTCGTCCGCGCGTAGTAGTCGAGCCCCCGCACCAGCCGGTGCGAGACGCGGTAATCCAGCTCCAGCGCCGTCAACTGGGCGGTGACCTTGCGGAAGTGCTCGTCGCACCCATCGCACAGATAGTCCGTCGAGTGCGGCAGGTCATCGACGATCGGCTGACAGGCCGGCACCTTGCAGTCGAAGATGCGCAACGGGTTCGTGTCCGCGCGCCGCCGGCAGTCGCCGCAGAGCTTCGACTTCCGCCCCCCGAGCGCCCCCAGCAGCGCCCCGCCGAAATCCGGCCGGCACTCGCGGCAGCCGACCGAGTTGACGACCAGCTCCGCGTCCTCGATGCCGAGGGCACGGACGAGGGCCGCCGCCATCTCGATGACCTCGGCGTCCAGCGTTGCGTCCGAGACCCCGAAGACCTCGACGTCGAGCTGGTGAAACTGCCGGTAGCGCCCCTTCTGCGGTCGCTCGTAGCGGAACATCGGCCCGAAGCCGAACAGCTTGACGGTGGGCAGCGCCTGCTCGAGCGCATGCTCGACGTAGGCCCGCACCATGCTCGGCGTGGCCTCGGGCCGCAGCGTGACCCGCTCGCCTCCCTTGTCCTCGAAGGCGTACATCTCCTTCTGGACGATGTCGGTGGTCTCCCCCGTTCCCTTCGCGAACAGCTCTTCGCGCTCGATGACCGGGGTGCGGATCTCGCGGTAGCCGTAGCGCGCGCACACGTCGCGGATCACCTTCTCGGCGTGCTGCCAGCGCTCGATCTCGCCCGGCAGGATGTCGTGCGTGCCTCGGATGGCCGGAATCATGGAACCTGGACCGCTGCAATCATCGGATGCGGACGGGACACGCGCGGAGCGTGGATGCCACGCGCGAATACTTCGGAGCCACGCGCGGCGCCGGAGGATGGCCGTCTCGCAAGGATTATAGCCCGCTCCGAGCGTTCGACAGGTCGCGCGCCGGGCCCTGCGGAGCAACCCGGGAGCGGTTCGTGCGGCGGCGGCGGCGCTTCCGGCCCGCGCGCGCCCGCGGGGATGCGATAATGAAGGGCCGATGGCCACCCGCGACCGGTTCGATCGTCCGTTGCGCAGCCTGCGGATCTCCGTCACCGACCGCTGCAACCTGCGTTGCGAGTACTGCATGCCGGAGGAGGAGTACGTCTGGCTCCCGCGCGGGGACATCCTGACCTTCGAGGAGATCGGCGCGCTCGTCGACGCCTTCACGGACGCCGGCGCCGACCGCGTCCGCCTGACCGGCGGGGAGCCGCTGTTACGCAAGGACCTGCCTGACCTGATTCAGCGGCTGGCGCGGAAACCCGCCATCCGCGATCTCGCGCTCACCACCAACGGCATGCTGCTCGCCGACCAGGCGGCCGGCCTCCGCGAAGCAGGCCTTCATCGGCTCACGGTCAGCCTGGACACGTTGCGCGCCGACCGCTTTCGCGAGCTGACCCGCTTCGACGGCGTCGCCGCCGTGCAGCGCGGCCTGGAAGCGGCGCGGGAGGCGGGCTTCACGGACCTGAAGATCGACACCGTGGTCATCCGCGGCGTCAACGACGACGAGCTGGTCGATCTGCTCGCCTACGGCCGGCGGGCGGGCGCGGAAGTGCGGTTCATCGAGTACATGGACGTCGGCGGGGCCACCCGCTGGTCCGTGCGGGACGTGCTCTCGCGGGCCGAGATGCTGCGGACGATCGCGGACGCGCTCGGACCGGTAACGGCCATCGAGGAGGTATCGTCCGCTCCGGCCGACCGCTTCCGGCTGCCCGACGGCCAGACATTCGGCATCATCTCGTCGACCACCGAGCCGTTCTGCCGATCCTGCGACCGCAGCCGACTGACCGCCGACGGTCTCTGGTACCGCTGCCTCTACGCGCGCGAAGGCACCGACCTGCGCGGTCCGCTGCGGGCCGGGATGTCACGCGCGGAACTGAGCACGCTGATCGACGAAATCTGGGCCGCCCGCACCGACCGCGGGGCCGAGGTCCGGCTCGCCGCCGGCGACCGCCAGCCGCTGATCCCGATCGAGACGCTGCAGAAGGAACCGCACCTGGAGATGCACACGCGGGGCGGGTAGTACAGCGGTTCTGCACGAGCGACCCAGGGAAGCACGACCCAACCCGAAACGCAGGTCAATCGACCTGCCCGGCGCGTTCCTCCAGGTCAGCCAGGATTTCCTCCATCTGGCCGAGCGCGGAACGCAGATCGTCGGCGATCTCGCGGGCCAGCACGTGCGGTTCGGGCAGGTCGGCGGCATCCTCCAGACTCTCGTCGCGCAGCCAGAACAGGTCGAGGCTCACCTTGTCGCGGTTGACGATCTCGTCGTAGGCAAAGGGCCGCCAGCGACCCTCCGGGCTCTGTTCCGACCAAGTCGCCTTCCGCGTGTGGCGGGCGCCCGGGCGGTAGCACGCGACGAACTCGTCGAGATCCGCGCGGGTCATGCGGCGGGTCTTCAGCGTGAAGTGCTTGTTCGTGCGCAGGTCGTAGACCCATACCGTCCGGGTCCAGGGCTCCTTCGCGCCCGGCTTCCGGTCGAAGAAGAGCACGTTGGCCTTGACGCCCTGTGCGTAGAAGATGCCCGTCGGCAAGCGCAGCAGGGTGTGCACCTCGCACTCGCGCAGCAAGTTGCGGCGCACGGTCTCGCCGGCGCCGCCTTCGAACAGCACGTTGTCCGGCACGACCACCGCAGCCCGGCCGTGGATCGTCAGCAGCGACTTGACGTGCTGCACGAAGTTGAGCTGCTTGTTCGAGGTGGTGGTCCAGAAGTCCGGACGGTTGTAGGTGAGCGACTGCCGGCCGGTCTCCCCCTCCGCGTTCACGACCGTGATCGACGACTTCTTGCCGAAGGGCGGGTTGGTGATGACGACGTCCGCCAGCGCGGCCGGCGCGTCGCGCAGCGCGTCGTCGGTCGTGATCGGGGGCTCGCGCCGGTCGCCGCCGTCGGGGCCGATGCCGTGCAGGTAGAGGTTCATGCCGCACAGCCGCGCGACGTTGGGGACCAACTCCACGCCGCGCAGCGCTTCGAAGCGGAGATGCCGCTTCTGGTCGCGGTCCAGGTCGCCGCTGCCCTTGAGATACTCGTGGGCAGCGAGCAGGAAGCCGCCCGTCCCGCAAGCCGGATCGACGACGAGCTCGCCGGGCCGGGGATTCACGCACTCGACCATCGCCTGGATGACCGCGCGCGGCGTGAAGTACTGCCCAGCGCCCCCCTTGACGTCCTGAGCGTTCTTCTCCAGCAGGCCCTCGTAGGCGTCCCCCTTCACGTCAGCGGCCATCGCCGACCAGTCCTCGCGATCGATCAGCTCGACGATAAGGCGGCGCAGCTTGGCCGGATCCTGGATCCGGTTCTGCGCCTTCTCGAAGATCAGCCCGAGCATCCCACCGCGCGTGCCGAGGGCGCGCAACGTTTCGCGGTAGTGTCGATCCAGCTCGGCCCCCTCCATCGTCGGTGAGGCGAGGTTCTCCCAGCGGTAGCCGGCCGGGATCGGCTGTCCGTCGCCGGTGAGCCGCTCGCGCTCATCGGCCATCTTTAGGAAGAGCAGAAAGGTGAGCTGCTCCAGGTAGTCCTGGTAGGAGAGCCCGTCGTCGCGCAGGACGTTGCAGTACGACCAGAGCTTCTGGACGATGCGATTGGCGGCGTCGCTCATGAGGAGGGCGCAGTATCGGTAATGATATCATGCAGGGGTGGCGCGGGTCGCCGACATCATCCGCAAGGCGCGAGAGAATCCTGCGACCGTGCGCTTCCGGGATCTCGTCAGGGCGTGCGACGCGTATTTCGGATCGCCGCGGCAGACCGGCACGAGCCATCGCGTGTATCGCACGCCGTGGCCCGGCGACCCCCGAGTGAACATCCAGGACGACCACGGGATGGCGAAGCCGTATCAGGTGCGTCAGGTTCTCCACGCGATCGAGAAGCTGGAGGCGCAGCATGACTGATCACTACACGTACCGCGTGACCTGGTCGCCGGAGGAGGGCGAGTACGCGGGCCTCTGCGCGGAATTTCCGTCACTCAGTTGGCTGGCCCCCACGGCCGAGGAAGCGTTCTCCGGAATTCGCGCGCTCGTGCACGAGGTCCTTGCAGACATGCACGCCAACGCGGAGACCCCGCCGGGGCCGCTCGCCGATCGCGCCTACAGCGGGCGGTTCCTGGTTCGCGTTCCACCTGAAACCCACCGGGCACTCGTGCTGCGAGCGGCCGAGGAAGGCGTGAGCCTCAACCGGCTGGTGAGCGCGCGCCTGGCGGATTGACGGCCTACCGTTCCGTCATGCGAGAGGACGCCTGGCATGGCGCGTAATCGAGCCCGCGGGGAACCGGTCTGGCGCTGACCCTTGACCAGGCGGCGGCGTCCGCCGCGAGGACTATCACTGACAAGACTTGCGCATGTCGAAGAACACGACCGACGAGATTCCGGCAACCGGCATGCCGTCACGCCGCCGCCCGACGCATCCCGGCGTCGTCCTGTTCGAGCTGTTTCTGCGAGAGATCCCGATGAGTCAGGCCGAGGCGGCGCGGCGAATGAACATGCCGGTCACGCGCGTCAACGAGCTCGTTCGCCGCCGGCGCGGCGTTACGGCCCGATCGGCACTTCGGCTCGGGGGGCTGCTGGGCACGACGCCCATGTTCTGGATGAACCTCCAGGCCAACTGGGACCTCTGGCACGCGCAGCAGGAAGAACGACAACCGCGCCGCAGGCCTTCGGTCCCGCCACGGGACGGCGATCGTGCCCCCGGCCTCCCTGACCGTCCGTGACGGGCGGCTGATGCCGCCGCGTCAGGCGCCCGCCCGCGCGGCAAGCGCACACCATCGACATCAACTGCTCGCCGAACGAAGCCGAAGATGCCGGGGCGCGCATGACCTTGATGACGGGCCGTCGACGTCAGGGGCCCGCCCGTGCGGATCACGTGCAGCGGGCGCACGGGCGAGTTGACATTGTTAGCGATGTTGGCATAGATTCCTGACAACAAAGGCGGGCAGCTTGAGCGACGGACCCCACAGGAGCCTGAACATGCGGCGCCGCTGGAAGCGGCTCGCGGAGCGCGCAGCCAACATCGCGTTCGACGACAGGGAGACCAGCGACGCATTGGCCGCGGCACTCCAGGGCGACTGGGACGTCGAAGTTCCCGAGAACTTCGTCGGGCACGTTCGCGATGCCCTCGACGATCACCAAGGCGATCTCTTCGGCACGTCGGTGACCGAGAAGCTCGAAGCACTCCGAGGTGAAGCCGCGGGTCGTCCGCTGGCCGGCGCGGTCCTGGACTGCGCGACGCAGGCGGCGGCCCAAGGGCGCCGAGGCGAAGAAGCACTTGCGAAGGCAGCCGCCGACGCGCTTCTGGAGCGCGCCGCGAGCGGCCGGCGCCAAGTAGAGGAGCATTGGCTGCGGGCATCCCGGGCTCGGAACGCCAAGGGCGTGAGAAACCGCATCGACGACGCCATTGCGGCATCCGACATGAATGACATAGCGCGGCGTTGCATTGGACGCGCCGACCGAGGGGCGTCGCAGACGCCACGCAGGAAGACTGGAATCAACGACGGTGTGTCGTTGTCGTGAAATTGAGTACCCCATGACCTCTCTCGTTCCCGAACGCCGCGTCGACGTTGTGGAGGAAGGAAGATCCGCCGGAAGAAGTCGGATCCGGTGCGGGATTGACGAACACCTGCAGTTCGACACTGAAGGCATCGAGACGTACTGCCTGGCCGGCTGGAACGCAACGGTATACGACGCGTTCGTCGTCGGCGCCGCCGTTCAGTTCTGCGACCATACGACGCGGCGCCCATCGGCCGGCTGGCGTCGTGACATTGCGCTCCGCGTTCCCGTTCATGATCCCCACCACTGGCGGTCCACGGC
This DNA window, taken from Acidobacteriota bacterium, encodes the following:
- a CDS encoding toxin HicA; translation: MARVADIIRKARENPATVRFRDLVRACDAYFGSPRQTGTSHRVYRTPWPGDPRVNIQDDHGMAKPYQVRQVLHAIEKLEAQHD
- a CDS encoding HigA family addiction module antidote protein, which produces MSKNTTDEIPATGMPSRRRPTHPGVVLFELFLREIPMSQAEAARRMNMPVTRVNELVRRRRGVTARSALRLGGLLGTTPMFWMNLQANWDLWHAQQEERQPRRRPSVPPRDGDRAPGLPDRP
- a CDS encoding toxin-antitoxin system HicB family antitoxin, with amino-acid sequence MTDHYTYRVTWSPEEGEYAGLCAEFPSLSWLAPTAEEAFSGIRALVHEVLADMHANAETPPGPLADRAYSGRFLVRVPPETHRALVLRAAEEGVSLNRLVSARLAD
- a CDS encoding SAM-dependent DNA methyltransferase; its protein translation is MSDAANRIVQKLWSYCNVLRDDGLSYQDYLEQLTFLLFLKMADERERLTGDGQPIPAGYRWENLASPTMEGAELDRHYRETLRALGTRGGMLGLIFEKAQNRIQDPAKLRRLIVELIDREDWSAMAADVKGDAYEGLLEKNAQDVKGGAGQYFTPRAVIQAMVECVNPRPGELVVDPACGTGGFLLAAHEYLKGSGDLDRDQKRHLRFEALRGVELVPNVARLCGMNLYLHGIGPDGGDRREPPITTDDALRDAPAALADVVITNPPFGKKSSITVVNAEGETGRQSLTYNRPDFWTTTSNKQLNFVQHVKSLLTIHGRAAVVVPDNVLFEGGAGETVRRNLLRECEVHTLLRLPTGIFYAQGVKANVLFFDRKPGAKEPWTRTVWVYDLRTNKHFTLKTRRMTRADLDEFVACYRPGARHTRKATWSEQSPEGRWRPFAYDEIVNRDKVSLDLFWLRDESLEDAADLPEPHVLAREIADDLRSALGQMEEILADLEERAGQVD
- the moaA gene encoding GTP 3',8-cyclase MoaA — translated: MATRDRFDRPLRSLRISVTDRCNLRCEYCMPEEEYVWLPRGDILTFEEIGALVDAFTDAGADRVRLTGGEPLLRKDLPDLIQRLARKPAIRDLALTTNGMLLADQAAGLREAGLHRLTVSLDTLRADRFRELTRFDGVAAVQRGLEAAREAGFTDLKIDTVVIRGVNDDELVDLLAYGRRAGAEVRFIEYMDVGGATRWSVRDVLSRAEMLRTIADALGPVTAIEEVSSAPADRFRLPDGQTFGIISSTTEPFCRSCDRSRLTADGLWYRCLYAREGTDLRGPLRAGMSRAELSTLIDEIWAARTDRGAEVRLAAGDRQPLIPIETLQKEPHLEMHTRGG